The following are encoded together in the Streptomyces sp. NBC_00341 genome:
- a CDS encoding helix-turn-helix domain-containing protein translates to MLATVPGRERGEPLPAAALRWAEPSAGGAQVSAPYLLTTAVLGGNPLAAPVAAGVHTHSDGLLVWPRHGSLTLHTRNTVRRLVPGQGIWLPPGTPHDSSADPGGVSCYTYVTSAAIPPHWSGLRPLRVLRALQEMLLHLDTTSMPDDLRLRTQRVVLDLLEDDPHPAIDVPVPEDARIRALADDVMRDPESELSLEAWAARHALSVRTVTRAFGRDIGMSFARWRSLVRMSAATTLLAQGRPVGLVAHRCGYSTTSAFSAAFRRVTGVSPTGYLRDQAVPAQAGR, encoded by the coding sequence ATGCTGGCTACAGTCCCGGGCCGTGAGCGCGGCGAGCCGCTCCCGGCGGCCGCGCTCCGATGGGCCGAGCCGTCGGCGGGCGGCGCCCAGGTGTCCGCCCCCTATCTGCTCACCACCGCCGTCCTCGGCGGGAACCCCCTGGCGGCCCCGGTCGCCGCCGGGGTGCACACCCACTCCGACGGGCTCCTGGTCTGGCCCCGGCACGGTTCGCTGACGCTGCACACCCGCAACACCGTGCGCCGGCTCGTGCCGGGGCAGGGGATCTGGCTGCCGCCCGGCACCCCGCACGACTCCTCGGCCGACCCGGGCGGCGTGAGCTGCTACACCTACGTGACCAGTGCGGCGATTCCGCCGCACTGGTCGGGCCTGCGCCCGCTGCGGGTGCTGCGCGCGCTCCAGGAGATGCTGCTCCACCTCGACACCACGTCGATGCCCGACGATCTCCGGCTGCGGACCCAACGCGTCGTCCTGGACCTGCTGGAGGACGATCCGCATCCGGCCATCGACGTCCCCGTCCCCGAGGACGCGCGCATTCGCGCCCTGGCCGACGACGTCATGCGTGATCCGGAGAGCGAACTCTCGCTGGAGGCGTGGGCGGCGCGGCACGCGCTGAGCGTGCGTACCGTCACCCGTGCGTTCGGCCGCGACATCGGTATGTCCTTCGCGCGGTGGCGGTCGCTGGTGCGGATGTCCGCGGCGACGACGCTGCTGGCCCAGGGTCGTCCGGTCGGTCTGGTCGCGCACCGCTGCGGCTACTCCACGACGAGCGCGTTCTCCGCCGCCTTCCGACGGGTGACCGGGGTCAGCCCGACCGGGTACCTGCGCGATCAGGCGGTACCAGCACAAGCGGGCCGCTGA
- a CDS encoding FecCD family ABC transporter permease, with the protein MTTAPPTGDLTAGTEREVPDPRGAAGPARRTRYRPLILLTAIALLLVVAVLSVMVGARSIAPGTVWDALFHFDDSDEHVMVRELRVPRTVIGLVVGAALGLSGALIQAFTRNPLADPGILGVNAGASLAVTFAVAVLGYTGAGQFIWFALAGAFGLTVLVYTLGSIGADRGSPVKLTLAGVAFTAVCGGFTSAMALKNTTTFDAMRFWGVGSIGGRSLDILPVALPLIGAGLVLGLCSAGSLNTLALGDDLARSLGTRLALTRVVLVLAVTLLAGTSVAVAGPISFVGLMVPHVVRWFTGPDQRWILPVTIVVAPAFLLAADIIGRVVLPSGEMRVGLVTALVGAPVLVALVRRRKVSTL; encoded by the coding sequence ATGACGACCGCCCCACCCACGGGTGACCTCACCGCCGGCACGGAGCGCGAGGTGCCGGACCCGCGCGGCGCCGCGGGTCCGGCCCGGCGCACCCGGTACCGCCCGCTGATCCTGCTGACCGCGATCGCGCTGCTGCTCGTCGTCGCCGTCCTCAGCGTGATGGTCGGCGCCCGCTCCATCGCCCCCGGCACGGTGTGGGACGCGCTGTTCCACTTCGACGACTCCGACGAGCACGTGATGGTGCGCGAACTACGGGTGCCCCGCACCGTGATCGGGCTGGTCGTCGGTGCGGCCCTCGGCCTGAGCGGCGCGCTGATCCAGGCGTTCACCCGCAACCCGCTGGCCGACCCCGGCATCCTCGGCGTGAACGCGGGCGCGAGCCTCGCGGTGACCTTCGCCGTCGCCGTCCTCGGGTACACCGGAGCCGGCCAGTTCATCTGGTTCGCCCTGGCGGGGGCCTTCGGGCTCACGGTGCTCGTCTACACGCTCGGCTCGATCGGCGCGGACCGGGGCAGCCCGGTCAAACTCACCCTCGCGGGCGTCGCGTTCACCGCCGTGTGCGGCGGCTTCACCTCCGCCATGGCGCTCAAGAACACCACCACGTTCGACGCCATGCGGTTCTGGGGCGTCGGCTCCATCGGGGGCCGGTCGCTCGACATCCTCCCCGTCGCCCTGCCCCTGATCGGTGCCGGTCTCGTACTCGGGCTGTGCAGCGCGGGCTCGCTCAACACCCTGGCGCTGGGCGACGACCTCGCCCGGTCGCTGGGCACCCGGCTCGCCCTGACCCGGGTGGTCCTGGTGCTCGCCGTCACCCTGCTGGCCGGGACCTCGGTCGCCGTCGCCGGCCCGATCTCGTTCGTCGGGCTGATGGTGCCCCATGTCGTCCGCTGGTTCACGGGACCCGACCAGCGCTGGATCCTGCCCGTCACGATCGTCGTCGCGCCCGCCTTCCTGCTGGCCGCCGACATCATCGGACGTGTGGTCCTGCCCTCCGGCGAGATGCGGGTCGGGCTCGTCACCGCGCTCGTCGGCGCACCCGTCCTCGTCGCGCTCGTCCGGCGCCGGAAGGTGAGCACCCTGTGA
- a CDS encoding iron-siderophore ABC transporter substrate-binding protein — MSISIPSGRGTGAVARLTALMLAAVVVLAGCGSGGSGPDTAEAKPGSASGAFPVSIKHGHGTTTIKAKPKRVVAVSWMSLDVVAALGTVPVGVDKQWGGDKQGYTPWFRSTVEKLGGPLPETLNYGDAGEIDFEQILSLKPDLIVGLYSGISDVDYKRLSGIAPTIPYLNKPWDGGTWQEMTRTIGKAMGETKKAESLVTDVRGRLTAVTEEHPEFKGRTFTYGVALTPGSTEVGLYLNYDARVRLLTEMGFRNTPSMKAIASTAKGTNWYGGVSLEKLDTIDADIFVGWANGADEVPYTLKDPLFSRWKPIAGTNYAFVQDPAMGMATSGPSVLSIPWALKRYVPMLADAVAGRGSTGADS, encoded by the coding sequence ATGTCCATTTCCATCCCGTCCGGACGCGGAACGGGCGCCGTCGCGCGCCTCACGGCGCTGATGCTCGCGGCCGTCGTGGTGCTGGCGGGCTGCGGCAGCGGCGGCTCCGGACCGGACACGGCGGAGGCGAAGCCGGGCAGCGCTTCGGGCGCGTTCCCCGTGAGCATCAAGCACGGCCACGGGACCACGACGATCAAGGCGAAGCCCAAGCGGGTCGTGGCGGTCAGCTGGATGTCGCTGGACGTGGTCGCGGCGCTGGGCACGGTCCCGGTCGGCGTCGACAAGCAGTGGGGCGGCGACAAGCAGGGCTACACCCCGTGGTTCCGCAGCACGGTCGAGAAACTGGGCGGACCGCTGCCCGAGACGCTGAACTACGGTGACGCGGGCGAGATCGACTTCGAGCAGATCCTCTCGCTGAAGCCCGACCTCATCGTCGGCCTGTACTCCGGCATCTCGGACGTCGACTACAAGCGCCTCTCCGGGATCGCCCCCACCATCCCGTACCTGAACAAGCCCTGGGACGGCGGGACCTGGCAGGAGATGACCCGCACCATCGGCAAGGCCATGGGCGAGACGAAGAAGGCCGAGAGCCTCGTCACCGACGTCCGGGGCCGGCTGACCGCGGTCACCGAGGAGCACCCCGAGTTCAAGGGCAGGACGTTCACCTACGGAGTCGCCCTCACCCCCGGCTCGACGGAGGTCGGGTTGTACCTCAACTACGACGCCCGGGTCCGGCTGCTGACCGAGATGGGCTTCCGGAACACCCCGTCGATGAAGGCGATCGCGTCCACCGCCAAGGGCACCAACTGGTACGGCGGGGTCAGCCTGGAGAAGCTCGACACGATCGACGCCGACATCTTCGTCGGCTGGGCCAACGGCGCCGACGAGGTCCCCTACACCCTCAAGGACCCGCTGTTCTCGCGCTGGAAGCCGATCGCCGGGACGAACTACGCCTTCGTGCAGGACCCGGCGATGGGTATGGCCACCAGCGGACCCTCGGTGCTCTCCATCCCCTGGGCCCTGAAGCGCTACGTCCCGATGCTCGCCGACGCCGTCGCGGGCAGGGGCAGCACCGGCGCGGACTCCTGA
- a CDS encoding AIM24 family protein, producing MPFREINSKMVEATVVPGQKMFSQRGAMLAYRGEVSFTPNIQGGQGGVMSMIGRRVANEATPLMTVEGNGTVMFGHGGHHIQVINLSGDTLYVEADRLLAFDGALQQGTMFMGSQGGVMGMVRGQVSGQGLFTTTLKGHGAVAVMAHGGVIELPITPGRDVHVDPQAYVAHHGDVRNKLSTALGWREMVGRGSGEGFQLELSGSGAVYVQASEEKL from the coding sequence ATGCCGTTCCGCGAGATCAACTCGAAGATGGTCGAGGCGACGGTGGTCCCCGGCCAGAAGATGTTCAGCCAGCGCGGCGCCATGCTGGCCTACCGGGGCGAGGTGTCCTTCACACCGAACATCCAGGGCGGCCAGGGCGGGGTGATGTCGATGATCGGCCGCCGGGTGGCGAACGAGGCGACCCCGCTGATGACGGTCGAGGGAAACGGCACCGTGATGTTCGGTCACGGCGGCCACCACATCCAGGTGATCAACCTGTCCGGGGACACCCTCTACGTGGAGGCCGACCGGCTGCTCGCCTTCGACGGCGCGCTCCAGCAGGGCACGATGTTCATGGGCTCGCAGGGCGGCGTGATGGGCATGGTGCGCGGCCAGGTGAGCGGCCAGGGCCTGTTCACCACGACGCTGAAGGGGCATGGCGCGGTGGCGGTGATGGCGCACGGCGGGGTGATCGAGCTGCCGATCACGCCGGGCCGCGACGTGCACGTGGACCCGCAGGCGTACGTCGCCCACCACGGCGACGTCCGCAACAAGCTCTCCACCGCGCTCGGCTGGCGCGAGATGGTGGGGCGCGGCTCCGGCGAGGGGTTCCAGCTGGAGCTGAGCGGCAGTGGTGCGGTGTACGTCCAGGCCTCCGAGGAGAAGCTGTGA
- a CDS encoding AIM24 family protein, with translation MSTPVVFDPMTLPSDDNVNAYTFCVELKGSQWFLQKGKMIAYYGRIEFNGIGHGRFERLVRTSFHSPLHASDWVVAEGSGKMLLADRAFDVNSYDLEDGNLTIRSGNLLAYQPTLALKQSIVPGFLTLIGTGKFVAASNGPVVFMEPPLRVDPQALVGWADCPSPCHHYDHGYMSGVLGGLRALTGIGGASGEEHQFEFVGAGTVLLQSTEVLMAEQPTGATPQQAGVPGGGQPGSSPRTPGRPGDLQRRFGL, from the coding sequence GTGAGCACGCCCGTGGTCTTCGATCCGATGACACTGCCGTCGGACGACAACGTCAACGCGTACACCTTCTGTGTGGAGCTCAAGGGGAGCCAGTGGTTCCTGCAGAAGGGCAAGATGATCGCCTATTACGGGCGGATCGAGTTCAACGGCATCGGGCACGGCCGATTCGAGCGGCTGGTCCGTACGAGCTTCCACTCGCCGCTGCACGCGAGCGACTGGGTGGTGGCAGAGGGCAGCGGGAAGATGCTGCTCGCGGACCGGGCCTTCGATGTGAACTCCTACGACCTGGAGGACGGGAACCTCACGATCCGGTCCGGCAACCTGCTGGCCTACCAGCCGACGCTGGCGCTGAAGCAGTCGATCGTGCCGGGGTTCCTGACGCTGATCGGCACCGGGAAGTTCGTCGCCGCGTCCAACGGTCCGGTGGTCTTCATGGAGCCGCCACTGCGGGTCGATCCGCAGGCGCTGGTGGGCTGGGCGGACTGCCCCTCGCCCTGCCACCACTACGACCACGGCTATATGTCCGGTGTGCTGGGCGGGCTGCGGGCGCTCACCGGGATCGGCGGCGCCTCCGGCGAGGAGCACCAGTTCGAGTTCGTGGGCGCGGGTACGGTGCTGCTCCAGTCCACCGAGGTGCTGATGGCCGAGCAGCCGACCGGGGCGACGCCGCAGCAGGCGGGCGTTCCGGGCGGGGGTCAACCTGGGTCCAGCCCCCGCACCCCAGGCCGGCCGGGGGACCTCCAACGGCGCTTCGGGTTGTGA
- a CDS encoding FecCD family ABC transporter permease, whose amino-acid sequence MSAATAKDAVPPKDAAPAKDTAPARHAAPDRVDFGRTVWAWRRAGLALRVERRTVLVCAALAVTVAALGVLTLGTGSIRLTPAQVLSALFDPDADPRDRLVVVTWRLPRLLFAVLCGAALAISGALFQSLTRNPLGSPDVIGFASGSYAGASVVMLVLGTADYLAVASGSLIGGALTALLVYLLAYRKGLAPFRLIIVGIAVGAFLSSLTSMLLLSVNPQQAMLAATWGAGSLSGLGFEQLRPTAAVFVVLLICSAAVARPLVHLELGDDAAVALGVRAQRARLAATLTGVALTALVTAAVGPISFIALAAPQIAQRLTRGSTTVRIGPAALTGAAVLTGADFIAQRVDLPVGVVTVCVGGAYLAWLLARRYAGRRG is encoded by the coding sequence GTGAGCGCCGCGACGGCGAAGGACGCCGTACCGCCGAAGGACGCCGCACCGGCGAAGGACACCGCACCGGCGAGGCACGCCGCACCGGACCGGGTCGACTTCGGCCGGACCGTCTGGGCCTGGCGGCGCGCCGGACTGGCCCTGCGCGTCGAGCGGCGGACCGTCCTCGTCTGCGCCGCCCTGGCCGTCACCGTGGCCGCCCTCGGCGTCCTCACCCTCGGCACCGGGTCCATCCGGCTGACCCCCGCCCAGGTGCTGTCCGCCCTGTTCGACCCGGACGCCGACCCCCGCGACCGGCTGGTGGTCGTGACCTGGCGGCTGCCACGCCTGCTGTTCGCGGTTCTCTGCGGAGCGGCGCTCGCCATCAGCGGCGCGCTGTTCCAGTCGCTCACCAGGAACCCGCTCGGTTCGCCCGACGTGATCGGCTTCGCCTCCGGCTCCTACGCGGGGGCGAGCGTCGTGATGCTCGTGCTCGGCACCGCCGACTACCTCGCGGTCGCCTCGGGTTCCCTGATCGGCGGGGCGCTGACCGCGCTCCTGGTGTACCTGCTGGCCTACCGCAAGGGGCTGGCTCCCTTCCGCCTCATCATCGTGGGGATCGCCGTCGGCGCCTTCCTCTCCTCCCTCACCTCGATGCTGCTGCTCTCCGTCAACCCGCAGCAGGCGATGCTGGCGGCGACCTGGGGAGCGGGCTCCCTCAGCGGACTCGGCTTCGAGCAACTGCGGCCGACCGCAGCCGTGTTCGTCGTCCTGCTGATCTGCTCCGCGGCCGTGGCGCGGCCCCTGGTCCATCTGGAACTGGGCGACGACGCGGCCGTGGCCCTCGGGGTCCGCGCCCAGCGCGCACGCCTCGCGGCCACGCTCACCGGGGTCGCGCTCACCGCGCTCGTGACCGCGGCCGTCGGCCCGATCTCGTTCATCGCGCTCGCCGCGCCGCAGATCGCCCAGCGGCTGACGCGCGGCTCCACCACGGTCCGGATCGGGCCGGCCGCGCTGACCGGCGCCGCCGTCCTGACCGGCGCCGACTTCATCGCCCAGCGCGTCGACCTGCCCGTGGGCGTCGTCACGGTGTGCGTCGGAGGCGCCTATCTGGCCTGGCTGCTCGCCCGCCGTTACGCGGGGCGGCGGGGATGA
- a CDS encoding ABC transporter ATP-binding protein → MTQPTRTHTPAPARLEVLDASIGYGRHPVSEHLDVAIPDRSFTVIIGPNACGKSTLLRAVSRLLRPTAGKVVLDGRSIAEYGSREVARTLGLLPQSSVAPDGITVADLIARGRHPHQRLMRQWTRQDEQAVLDAMAATSVTELSGRAVDELSGGQRQRVWVAMVLAQQTPILLLDEPTTFLDIAHQIDLLELFTDLHRAGHTLVAVLHDLNHAARYASHLIAMRDGRVVAEGTPQEVVTAALVREVFDLPCQVVPDPVTGTPMVVPLTRRRDAR, encoded by the coding sequence ATGACGCAGCCCACCCGCACCCACACCCCGGCCCCGGCACGCCTGGAGGTGCTCGACGCCTCCATCGGCTACGGCCGGCATCCGGTCTCCGAGCACCTGGACGTAGCCATCCCGGACCGCTCGTTCACCGTCATCATCGGCCCCAACGCCTGTGGAAAGTCGACCCTGCTGCGCGCCGTGTCCCGGCTGCTGCGGCCCACCGCGGGCAAGGTCGTCCTCGACGGCCGGTCCATAGCGGAGTACGGCTCCAGGGAAGTGGCCCGGACGCTCGGGCTGCTGCCGCAGTCCTCGGTGGCGCCCGACGGGATCACCGTGGCCGACCTGATCGCCCGCGGACGCCACCCGCACCAGAGGCTGATGCGCCAGTGGACCCGGCAGGACGAACAGGCGGTCCTGGACGCCATGGCGGCCACCTCCGTCACCGAGCTCTCCGGCAGAGCGGTCGACGAACTCTCCGGCGGCCAGCGCCAACGCGTCTGGGTGGCGATGGTCCTCGCCCAGCAGACCCCGATCCTGCTGCTGGACGAACCGACCACGTTCCTCGACATCGCCCACCAGATCGACCTGCTGGAACTGTTCACCGATCTGCACCGCGCCGGGCACACCCTCGTCGCCGTACTCCACGACCTGAACCACGCCGCCCGCTACGCGAGCCATCTCATCGCCATGCGCGACGGCCGCGTCGTCGCCGAGGGCACTCCGCAGGAGGTCGTGACCGCCGCCCTGGTGCGGGAGGTGTTCGACCTGCCCTGCCAGGTCGTCCCCGACCCGGTCACCGGCACCCCCATGGTCGTCCCGCTGACCCGCCGACGGGACGCCCGGTGA
- a CDS encoding DUF3817 domain-containing protein: MDIKTATALHRLRLISIPEALSFPALILFGSVLSRISDIDFLMMPLGMLHGVLFVIYVVALLDVWNKTKWPLKRVAFFFLLCVLPFGGLYGDKVLKRYEADGVIAARARREGTVSA, from the coding sequence GTGGACATCAAGACCGCCACCGCCCTGCACCGGCTGCGCCTCATCTCGATTCCCGAGGCGCTGTCCTTCCCCGCGCTGATCCTCTTCGGCTCGGTGCTGAGCCGGATCTCCGACATCGACTTCCTGATGATGCCGCTCGGCATGCTGCACGGCGTGCTCTTCGTGATCTACGTCGTGGCTCTGCTGGACGTCTGGAACAAGACAAAGTGGCCGCTCAAGCGCGTCGCGTTCTTCTTCCTGCTCTGCGTGCTCCCCTTCGGCGGCCTGTACGGCGACAAGGTGCTCAAGCGCTACGAGGCCGACGGCGTCATCGCCGCCCGCGCCCGCCGGGAAGGGACGGTCAGCGCATGA
- a CDS encoding MTH1187 family thiamine-binding protein, with protein MIVAFSVSPLGVGEDVGEYVADAVRVVRESGLPNRTDAMFTSIEGEWDEVMDVVKRAVAAVEARSGRVSLVLKADIRPGVTDGLNSKVETVERYLAD; from the coding sequence ATGATCGTCGCCTTCTCCGTCAGCCCGCTGGGGGTCGGTGAGGACGTCGGCGAGTACGTCGCCGACGCCGTCCGCGTCGTCCGCGAGTCCGGGCTGCCCAACCGCACGGACGCCATGTTCACCTCCATCGAGGGGGAGTGGGACGAGGTCATGGACGTCGTCAAGCGCGCCGTCGCCGCCGTCGAGGCGCGGTCCGGACGGGTCTCCCTCGTCCTCAAGGCCGACATCCGCCCCGGTGTGACGGACGGTCTGAACTCCAAGGTCGAGACGGTCGAGCGGTACCTGGCCGACTGA
- a CDS encoding AIM24 family protein, with product MFRLQGSKTLAVDLTGDAVKAKNGSMVAYDGRMAFKKMTGGGEGLRGMVTRRLTGEQMAVMEVKGEGTCYFADRASDISLVSLRGEKLHVEASNLLCTEAGLRTGTTFTGLRGGGSGNGLFTTTVEGTGQAAIMSDGSAVALRVSAQYPLFVDPGAYIAHQGSLQQHLQSGVNFRTLMGEGSGESFQIRFEGEGLVYVQPSERNTIGGDL from the coding sequence ATGTTCCGACTCCAAGGCAGCAAGACGCTCGCCGTCGACCTGACCGGCGACGCCGTCAAGGCGAAGAACGGCTCGATGGTCGCGTACGACGGCCGGATGGCGTTCAAGAAGATGACCGGCGGCGGTGAGGGCCTGCGCGGCATGGTGACCCGTCGGCTGACCGGCGAGCAGATGGCCGTGATGGAGGTGAAGGGGGAGGGCACCTGCTACTTCGCGGACCGGGCGAGCGACATCAGCCTCGTCTCGCTGCGCGGCGAGAAGCTGCACGTCGAGGCGAGCAATCTGCTCTGCACCGAAGCCGGGCTGCGGACCGGCACCACCTTCACCGGGCTGCGCGGCGGCGGGTCGGGCAACGGCCTGTTCACCACCACCGTCGAGGGGACCGGCCAGGCGGCGATCATGTCGGACGGCTCGGCCGTGGCCCTGCGGGTCTCCGCCCAGTACCCGCTCTTCGTCGACCCCGGCGCCTACATCGCCCACCAGGGCAGCCTCCAGCAGCACCTCCAGTCCGGGGTGAACTTCCGGACGCTGATGGGCGAGGGGTCCGGCGAGTCCTTCCAGATCCGCTTCGAGGGCGAGGGACTCGTCTACGTCCAGCCCAGCGAGCGGAACACGATCGGGGGCGATCTCTGA
- a CDS encoding ABC transporter ATP-binding protein, which produces MNPATTATTGGPGPDGGARGPNSVAALFRVALLRDGRGRLLALTTLAFMVHQLCEALVPVLIGVVIDRALAPQDRSALLQWLGVLGAVFVVLSLSYRRASAAMVDVYGHGEHELRQRVMARLLHPRSLRRRPGPGEALSLVSSDTYRVAGVSWSVVQQASTVTAILTASTALLVISVPLGLGVIAGTVLVLVVMRRVSMPLEARGLAEQSTAARAGEVATDMITGLRVVIGMNARAEAARRYRAASGESRRAAVATSRSVLAYGSLSRLLSGALLAALSTASGYLALDGSITIGQLVTVLGLAQFLQGSLTHVGTFAANWFHKRASARRLGDLLDEPHLIGPAGTGTGDSPAHVTAGSLPALRWHPPEHGEPLDLRPGELLGVVPRHPGHARELSDRLGYRVPLRRGELLIDGTDAVDLGPEPVRARIAAPPHHGAVFSGTLRSNLTPTGGDGDPAVLRAAMLDDVLELVGGDQAEVGEHGRRLSGGQRQRLLLARALHTDADLVVLDEPATAVDPVTEQRIAAGLRGLPATTLLITTSPILLAACDRVVDLGGARPGPNGTTR; this is translated from the coding sequence GTGAACCCGGCCACCACCGCCACCACCGGCGGACCCGGTCCGGACGGCGGTGCCCGGGGGCCCAACTCCGTCGCGGCGCTGTTCCGGGTCGCGCTGCTGCGCGACGGCCGGGGCCGCCTGCTCGCCCTCACCACCCTCGCGTTCATGGTCCATCAGCTGTGCGAGGCACTGGTGCCGGTCCTCATCGGCGTGGTCATCGACCGGGCACTCGCCCCGCAGGACCGCTCCGCCCTGCTCCAGTGGCTCGGCGTCCTCGGCGCCGTCTTCGTCGTACTGTCCCTGTCGTACCGGCGGGCGTCGGCGGCCATGGTGGACGTCTACGGCCACGGCGAGCACGAGCTGCGGCAACGGGTGATGGCCCGGCTGCTGCACCCGCGCTCCCTGCGCCGTCGGCCCGGACCCGGAGAGGCGCTCTCGCTGGTCTCGTCCGACACCTACCGCGTCGCCGGGGTCTCCTGGAGCGTCGTGCAGCAGGCCTCGACGGTCACCGCGATCCTCACCGCCTCGACGGCCCTGCTGGTGATCTCCGTGCCCCTGGGCCTGGGCGTCATCGCCGGCACGGTCCTGGTGCTCGTCGTGATGCGCCGGGTCTCGATGCCGCTGGAGGCGCGGGGACTGGCCGAGCAGAGTACGGCGGCCAGGGCCGGCGAGGTGGCCACCGACATGATCACCGGACTCCGGGTGGTCATCGGCATGAACGCCCGAGCGGAGGCCGCCCGCCGCTACCGCGCCGCGAGCGGGGAGTCCAGGCGCGCGGCCGTGGCCACCTCGCGCTCCGTCCTGGCGTACGGCAGCCTCAGCCGGCTGCTGTCAGGAGCGCTCCTCGCCGCGCTCTCCACGGCGTCGGGATACCTCGCACTCGACGGCAGCATCACCATCGGCCAGCTCGTCACCGTCCTCGGACTCGCCCAGTTCCTCCAGGGCTCGCTGACCCACGTCGGCACGTTCGCCGCCAACTGGTTCCACAAGCGGGCCTCCGCCCGCCGGCTGGGCGACCTGCTGGACGAACCGCACCTGATCGGACCCGCCGGGACCGGCACCGGCGACAGCCCCGCCCACGTCACCGCCGGCTCCCTCCCCGCGCTGCGGTGGCACCCGCCCGAGCACGGCGAGCCCCTCGACCTGCGGCCCGGCGAACTCCTCGGCGTCGTCCCCCGCCACCCCGGGCACGCACGCGAGCTCAGCGACCGGCTCGGCTACCGCGTCCCGCTCCGCCGGGGCGAACTCCTGATCGACGGCACCGACGCCGTCGACCTCGGACCGGAGCCGGTGCGCGCCCGGATCGCGGCGCCGCCCCACCACGGCGCGGTGTTCTCCGGCACCCTGCGCTCCAACCTCACCCCCACGGGCGGTGACGGTGACCCGGCCGTGCTGCGGGCCGCGATGCTCGACGACGTACTCGAACTGGTCGGCGGCGACCAGGCCGAAGTCGGTGAGCACGGCCGCAGGCTCTCCGGCGGCCAGCGGCAGCGCCTGCTGCTCGCCCGCGCCCTGCACACCGACGCCGACCTCGTCGTCCTCGACGAACCCGCCACCGCGGTCGACCCGGTGACCGAGCAGCGCATCGCCGCAGGACTGCGGGGACTGCCCGCCACCACGCTCCTCATCACCACCAGCCCGATCCTGCTCGCCGCCTGCGACCGGGTCGTCGACCTCGGCGGCGCCCGCCCCGGACCGAACGGAACGACCAGGTGA